GCCGGTGGGGCGCATGGCCAACGCCGTGCGCGACAATCCGGAGCGCGCGGAGTTCGTCGGCTACAGCGCGCAAACCGTCCGCTTCATCGCGTTCTGTGCCGCCGGCTTCTTCGCCGGCGTGGCGGGCGGGCTCTTCGCGGTGAACTACGAGATCCTCACCGCGGCGAACATGGGCCTCGCGGCCTCGGGCGCCGTGCTGCTCATGACGTATATCGGCGGCATCGGCTCTTTCGTCGGCCCCATCCTCGGCGCGATACTCTTCACGTTCCTCCAGTCGATGCTGAGCGACTACACGGGGATCTGGCTCCTCTACCTCGGCCTCCTGTTCCTAGCCACCGTCCTCTTCGTGCCGGCGGGGCTGGCGGGGGCGCTGATGATGCACGCGCCCGCGTGGCGGGCCGGCCGCCTGCGGCGCCTCGTCGGCCCGTACCTCGTCGCCGCGCTCGCCGCGCTCGTGGCCGCCGTGGGCGTCATCGGGCTCCTCGAGATGGTGCACTTCCTCGTCACCGCGTCACCGGCCATCACCACCAAGCGCCTGTTCTGGACGGCCGTCCCCGTGCGCACGCTCTTGCCCTGGCTCGCCTTCGTCGCGCTCACCGCGGCGGGGGCGCTGGCGCTGCGGTGGGCGGCCCCCCGTGCCGCCAACGCGCTCGCCGAGGCGAGCCGCCCGGCGCCCGCATCCGCAGGAGGAGGTGAGCGGCGGCCGTGAGCGCCTCGCGAGCGCGCCGCGAGCCGACGCTTCAACGGCCCGGAACACCGCCGGCGATCGAGCTGGTCGACGTCCGCAAGGCCTTCGGTCCCACGCTGATCATCCGCGGCGTGAGCCTCGCCATCGAGGCGGGCACGCGGCAGGCCCTCATCGGTCCTAACGGCGCTGGTAAATCGACGCTCTTCAACTTGATCACCGGCAAGTACCCCGTCTCGGGCGGGCGCATCCGGCTCAGGGGCGAGGACATCACCGGGCGGCGTCCCTACGAGGTCAACCGCCGGGGACTGAGCCGCTCCTTCCAGGTGACGAACATTTTCCCCTGGCTGAGCGTCTTCGAGAACGTGCGGTGCAGCGTGCTGTGGTCGCTGGGCTACCGCTATTCGTTCTGGCACTGGGTGGACGCGGCGCGCGAGGTGCGGGAACGCACCGAGACGGTGCTCGAACAGCTCAACCTCGCGGCGCGGCGTCACATACCGGCCGGCCTCCTGTCCTACGCCGAGCAGCGCGCGCTGGAGATCGGCATCACCATCGCGGGTGGCGCCGACGTGATCCTGCTCGACGAGCCGACCTCGGGCATGAGCCGCAGCGAGACCGAGCAGGTCGTCCAGCTCATCCGCCAGGTGACGGCGGGCAAGACGCTGCTCATGGTGGAGCACGACATGAGCGTCGTCTTCGACCTCGCCGACCGGATCGCCGTGCTCGTGTACGGCGAGGTCATCGCGCACGACACGCCCGCGCGCATCCGCGCGAGCGCGGCCGTGCAGGAGGCATACCTCGGCGTGCCCCAGGGCGCGGGCTGATGCTGGCCGTCAGCGACCTGCACGCTTTCTACGGCAAGAGCCACATCCTGCACGGCGTGAGCCTGTGTGTTGACGAGGGCGAGATCGTGAGCCTGCTCGGCCGCAACGGCGTCGGCCGCTCGACGACCATCAAGGCAATCATGGGCGACGTCCGGGCGCAGGGCTCCGTGCGCTTCCGCGACGAGGAGCTGGTCGGGCTGCCGCCGCACGTGATCGCCCGGAAGGGCCTGGGCTACGTGCCCGAGAACCGGGACATTTTCCCCGGACTCACCGTGCGAGAGAATCTCCTCCTCGGCAGGAAGTCCACGAAGCAGACCGGGCGGTGGAGCTACGACGACGTCTTCGAGCTCTTCCCGCTCCTGCGGGAGCGCGCCGACGTGCTGGGCGGCGTGCTCTCGGGCGGCGAGCAGCAGATGCTGACCATCTGCCGGACACTGATGGGCGATCCCGAGCTCATCATGATCGACGAGCCCACCGAGGGCCTCGCGCCCCGATTGGTGGAGCTCGTCAGCGGCCTGCTCGAGCGCATCGCCGCGCGGGGCGTCTCCATCCTGCTGGTCGAGCAGAAGCTCACGATCGCGCTCCGTATCAGCCGCCGGCTCTACGTGATGGGCCACGGCCGCATTGTCTTCGAAGGCACGCCGGAGGACCTGCGCGCCAACGCGGCGGTGCGCAAGGAATGGCTCGAGGTCTGACGGCGGGCCTGCTTCGGCAGCCGCTAGAAGCGGCCGAGCCTCAAGTCGGCGATGTCGAGGCTGGTGCGCCCCGTCGTGAGGAGCTCGGCGACCATCTCGCCGGCCGCGGGCGAGTGCTGGAAGCCGTGGCCGCAAAAGCCGATGGCGAGATAGAGCCCCTCGATGCCCGGCGCCCAGTCGAGGATGCCGCGGCCGTCGGGCGTGAGCGGCCGCAGTCCCGCCCAAGCATGGCGGATCTGGGCGTGCTCGAGCGCCGGCATGCGGCGCACCGCCTTCTCCACCGTCTCCTCCAGCACGCCCCAGTCCACGCTCGCCGTGTACTCCGTGTGCGCCCCGATGTCGCCCGGGCTCATCAGGATCGCGCCCTGCTCGCTCCGGCAGTAGAAGCCCGACGTGATGTCGGTCACGAGCGGCATCGGGTGTCTAATCTCCGTGAAACTGTCGGTGACGAAGATGTGGCGTTTCCGGGGGTCGACCGGCAGATCCAGCCCCACCATCTTCCCGACCAGCGGCGCTTGCGGCCCGGCGGCGTTGATCACGAGCCGCGTCTCGATCCGTCCCGCCGGCGTCACGACCGCGCCGACCTTCCTGCCGTCGTCGAGTTCGATCCCCGTCACCGGCGTTTCCTCGAAGAACCTGACCCCGCCCGCCCGGGCGCGGGCCGCGTAGGCCTGGACCACGTCGTTGGGCGAGGCGTAGCCGTCCGTCGGGCCCCAGACGGCCGCGACCGCGTCGTCCACGCGAAGGCCAGGCACGATGGCCTTCGCGTCATCGGGAGCGATCATTCTCACGTCGGCGCCCATGCTTTGCTGGAGCGCTACGTTGGTGCGAAAGCGCGCGACGTCCTTCTCGCTCGACAGGATGAAGAGGTAGCCCTCCTGGCGGAAGTCGCACGGCACGCCCATCTCGTCCTCGAAGCGCTTGAAGAAGGCGATGCCCCGCAGGGAGAACTCGATCTCGACGCGCGTGGCGAACTGCACCCGGATACCGCCCGCGGCCTTGCTCGTCGAGCCCGAGCCGATCGCCTCGCGCTCGAGCACCACGACGTCGCCGGCGCCGCGCTTCGAGAGGTGGTAGGCGATGCTCGAGCCGATGGCGCCCGCGCCGATGATGACGATGTCGGCCGTCCGCGGCAGCATGGTGTTTCAGTATACGGACGTCGCCGGTCTGGGGCGCGTGCTATTATCCCGCCCGCCGAGGCCGCCGCTCTCGGCCAGGGGGACAGCGACCATGCGCATCCTCGGCATCGACCACATCGGCATCGCGTCGGGGGATCTCGGGAAGCACATCGAGATCTTCGGCGACAAGCTCGGCCTCGAGATCCACGGCTTCGAAGAGAAGGACCCCTACGGAGGGCTGCGCGCGGCCTTCGCGCGCGTGGGCGATACCGACTTCGAGATCCTCGAGGACCGCGTGCCCGACGGCGACCAGAAGGTGATCGACCAGCGCGACATCGCGAAGTTCGTCGCCCGGCGCGGCCAGGGCCTCCACCACATCGCACTCCGCGTGGCCGACATCGAAGAGGCCATGCGTGACGCCAGGGCCGCGGGTCTCACTGTCATCGACGAGACGCCGCGTCCCGGCGCGCGAGGCTCGAAGATCGCCTTCCTCCATCCGAAGTCCACGGGCGGCATCCTCATCCATTTCGTGGAACGTCCCGATCGTGGCTGACGCACCGATGCCGCCCGGGCGCATCGAAGGCCCGTCGGCCTGGCGCGGCCCCGACATGGCCAAGTCGGAGGAATGGCTCTACCGGCTCTCCACGGACGAGATCGCCGAGCTCGACCAGGCGCTCGAGCGCACCCGCACGCGCGGCCTCGACATCATCGGGATCACGCGCGAGGACTTCCCCCTGCCCCGACTGGGCCCAGTCCTCGACGGCATCCACCGCGAGCTGCTCCACGGCCGCGGCTTCGTCCTGCTCCGCGGCGTGCCCGTCGGGCGCTACTCGATCGCCGAAGCCGCGACGGTCTACTGGGGCATCGGCACGTACTTCGGCCGCGCGCTCTCGCAGAACGCCAAGGGCCACGTCCTCGGCCACGTGCGCGACCTCGGCTACAACCCAGACGACCCCAACGTCCGCATCTACCAGACGACGGAGCGCCAGTACTTCCACACGGATTCGTGCGACCTCGTGGGCCTCCTCTGCCTGCGCCAGGCGCGCTCCGGTGGACTCTCCGCCATCATCAGCTCGGTCAGCGTCTTCAACGTGATGCTGGCGCGCCGTCCCGACCTCCTGCCCGTCCTCTTCGAACCCTTCGAGACAGACAGACGCGGGGAAGTCCCGGCGGGCATGAAGCCCTACTTCGCGGTGCCCGTCTTCAACTGGCACGCGGGGCGCTTGTCCACCATCTACGTGCGGCGCTACATCGAGTCCGCCCGGCGTTTCCCCGAGGTGCCGCCGCTCACCGCGCGCCAGGTCGAAGCGCTCGATGTATTCGACTCGCTGCTGGAAGACCGCGATCTCAACCTCTTCATGGACTTCGAGCCGGGCGACATCCAGCTGCTGCACAACCACCAGATCCTCCACGACCGGACGGGTTACGTCGACTGGCCCGAGCCCGCGCGCAAGCGCCACCTCCTGCGCCTCTGGCTCTGCCCGCCCGACGGCCGCCCGCTGCCGGACTGCTTCGCGCCGCGCTACGGCAGCGTCGAGATCAGCCGTCGCGGGGGCATCCTCGTCCCCGGCACCACGCTCAGCGTGCCCCTCGAGCCCTGCTAGACTGGAGAGATCACAATGGACGAGACCAAGCTGCACGCGTTCATGGGCAAGTTCGTCACCGACATGGGCGGCGCCCTCATGATGGCCGTGGTCCTGATCGGCGAGGAGCTCGGGCTGTACAAGGCCATGGCCGACGGCCGGGCGGTCAGCGCCGACGCGCTGGCCGCCCGGTGCCGCTGCAATCCCCGCCTCGTGCGCGAGTGGCTCGACGCCAACGCGGCCGCCGGCTACCTGGAGCACGCGGACGGCGGCTACCGCCTTCCGCCGGAGCAGGCGATGGCCCTCGCCAACGAGAACTCTCCGGTCTTCGTCGCCCCCGGGACCAACGTCGTCGGCGCCTGCTTCACCGACATCGACAAGGTGCTCGACGCGTTCCGGGGAGACGGCGGCCTGCCCTGGGGCCAGCACCACCACCGGCTGTTTCACGGGACAGAGAAGTTCTTCAGGCCGGGGTACAAGGCCCGCCTGACCACCGCGTGGCTGCCGGCCCTGGACGGGATCGTGGTCAAGCTCGAGGCCGGCGCCAAGGTCGCCGACGTCGGCTGCGGCCACGGGGCGTCGACGATCATCATGGCAGGGGCGTACCCGAAGTCGCGCTTCTTCGGCTTCGACATCCACGCGCCGTCCGTCGAGGTGGCCCGCACCCGCGCGGCGGAAGCCGGCGTCGCAGACCGTGTCACATTCACGGCCGCCGCGGCCAAGGGCTACGCCGAGCGGGGATTCGACCTGATCTGCTTCTTCGACTGCCTGCACGACATGGGCGATCCGGTCGGCGCCGCCCGCCACGCCCGCCAGGCCCTCAGCGACGACGGCACGATCATGCTGGTCGAGCCGTTCGCCGGCGACAGCGTGGCGGACAACTCGAATCCCGTGGGGCGGCTGTACTACGCCGTGTCCAGCATGATCTGCACGCCCAATTCCCTGTCGCAGGAGGTCGGGCTCGGCCTCGGCGCGCAGGCCGGTGAGCGCCGCCTCGCCGCGGTCATGGCCGAGGCCGGCTTCAGCCGCTTTCGCCGGGCGACAGAGACCCCGTTCAACCTGATCCTCGAGGCGCGCAAGTAACGGAGGAGGTCACGAGAGCCGATGGCAACTTCTCGATGGAAGCACCGCCCGGAAGGATCCACCTGGGGAGACTTCGGCCCCGACGACCAGATCGGGCGCTTGAATCTGATCACGCCCGAGAAGGTCAAGCAGGGCGTGGCCGAGGTGCGCGAGGGCCGCACGTTCTGTCTCAGCCTCCCGCTCGACTACCCGGGCGGCGCCGTGCTCAACCCGCGGCGCACCCCGCCCGTCCTCTCGGCGACGGGCACCGAAGAGAGACCGCGCTACAACATGCCGCTGTCCGTCTACAACCCGCTGCACACCGACGTGGTCTGTGACGACCGCGTGCTGCTGACGCTCCAGTATTCCACGCAGTGGGACAGCCTCTGCCACGTCGGCGCCCACTTCGACGCCGACGGCGATGGTAAGGCCGAGCCGCTGTTCTACAACGGCCACCGCGCCAACGTGGACGTGGTCGGTCCCATCGACTACCGCACGGGCGAGAAGACGACGGAGCCCATCGGCGCGCGCCGGCTGGGCGTCGAGAACATGGCGGCGCACGGCATCCAGGGGCGCGGCGTCTTGGTGGACCTTCACGCCCACTTCGGCGCCGAGCGGAAGATGGTGAGCCGCGACGACCTGCTGCGCGTCATGGACCAGGACAAGGTGGTCGTCGAGAAGGGCGATATGCTGCTGCTTCACTCGGGGTTCAGCCAGGCCATCCTCGACATGAAGCGGAATCCCGACGGCGAGAAGCTCGCCTCGTCCTACGCCGTGCTCGACGGCCGCGACGATGCGCTCCTGCAATGGATCACCGACAGCGGCATCGCGTCCCTCATCGCCGACAACTACGGCGTCGAGGCCGTGCCGTCGCGCCCCGGCGGCCCCGCGCCGCACGCGGGACTGCCCCTCCACCAGCACTGCCTCTTCAAGCTCGGGGTCAACCTCGGCGAGATGTTCTACCTGACGGAACTCGCGGCCTGGCTCCGCCAGCACAAGCGCAGCCGCTTCCTCCTGACCGCGCCGCCGCTCCGGCTTCCCGGCGCCGTCGGATCACCCGCGACGCCCATCGCGACGGTCTGAGAAGGAGCGCCTAGCCCAGATCGGGCTCGATGCGGAGGCCGTTGTTGAAGCGGTTGGTGAAGTTCGCCATGCAGGTCACCAGGGCCAACTCGACGATCTGGTCTTCTGTGAAGTGCCGCTTGAGCTCGCCGACCGCCATGTCGCGCAGGCCGGCGCCCGCCGCACGCGTCATCCGCTCGGCGTAGAGCAGTACGGCTTTCTCCTTCTCGTCGAAGAGCGGACTCCGCTCGTAGAACGTCAGGGCCCCGATCTGCTCGCCGGTAATCCCGGCCCGCTTCACCGCCGGCGTGTGCGCGCGGGAGCAGTACTCGCAGCCGTTCAGGTGCGAGGTCTTGAGATAGGCCAGCTCCTTGTATCGGGCTTCGAGGGTGCCCTCGTTCATCACCGAGGCATAGAGCGGCAGGAAGTTCTTCAGCGCTCGGGGATGGTGAGCCATGACGCCGTAGAAGTCCGGCACGCGCCCGGCCCGCTTCGTCAAGCCGTCGTACACGGCCTGCAACTCGGCAGGCGC
This DNA window, taken from Candidatus Rokuibacteriota bacterium, encodes the following:
- a CDS encoding ABC transporter ATP-binding protein → MSASRARREPTLQRPGTPPAIELVDVRKAFGPTLIIRGVSLAIEAGTRQALIGPNGAGKSTLFNLITGKYPVSGGRIRLRGEDITGRRPYEVNRRGLSRSFQVTNIFPWLSVFENVRCSVLWSLGYRYSFWHWVDAAREVRERTETVLEQLNLAARRHIPAGLLSYAEQRALEIGITIAGGADVILLDEPTSGMSRSETEQVVQLIRQVTAGKTLLMVEHDMSVVFDLADRIAVLVYGEVIAHDTPARIRASAAVQEAYLGVPQGAG
- a CDS encoding VOC family protein, whose translation is MRILGIDHIGIASGDLGKHIEIFGDKLGLEIHGFEEKDPYGGLRAAFARVGDTDFEILEDRVPDGDQKVIDQRDIAKFVARRGQGLHHIALRVADIEEAMRDARAAGLTVIDETPRPGARGSKIAFLHPKSTGGILIHFVERPDRG
- a CDS encoding cyclase family protein, producing the protein MATSRWKHRPEGSTWGDFGPDDQIGRLNLITPEKVKQGVAEVREGRTFCLSLPLDYPGGAVLNPRRTPPVLSATGTEERPRYNMPLSVYNPLHTDVVCDDRVLLTLQYSTQWDSLCHVGAHFDADGDGKAEPLFYNGHRANVDVVGPIDYRTGEKTTEPIGARRLGVENMAAHGIQGRGVLVDLHAHFGAERKMVSRDDLLRVMDQDKVVVEKGDMLLLHSGFSQAILDMKRNPDGEKLASSYAVLDGRDDALLQWITDSGIASLIADNYGVEAVPSRPGGPAPHAGLPLHQHCLFKLGVNLGEMFYLTELAAWLRQHKRSRFLLTAPPLRLPGAVGSPATPIATV
- a CDS encoding TauD/TfdA family dioxygenase: MPPGRIEGPSAWRGPDMAKSEEWLYRLSTDEIAELDQALERTRTRGLDIIGITREDFPLPRLGPVLDGIHRELLHGRGFVLLRGVPVGRYSIAEAATVYWGIGTYFGRALSQNAKGHVLGHVRDLGYNPDDPNVRIYQTTERQYFHTDSCDLVGLLCLRQARSGGLSAIISSVSVFNVMLARRPDLLPVLFEPFETDRRGEVPAGMKPYFAVPVFNWHAGRLSTIYVRRYIESARRFPEVPPLTARQVEALDVFDSLLEDRDLNLFMDFEPGDIQLLHNHQILHDRTGYVDWPEPARKRHLLRLWLCPPDGRPLPDCFAPRYGSVEISRRGGILVPGTTLSVPLEPC
- a CDS encoding methyltransferase domain-containing protein; amino-acid sequence: MDETKLHAFMGKFVTDMGGALMMAVVLIGEELGLYKAMADGRAVSADALAARCRCNPRLVREWLDANAAAGYLEHADGGYRLPPEQAMALANENSPVFVAPGTNVVGACFTDIDKVLDAFRGDGGLPWGQHHHRLFHGTEKFFRPGYKARLTTAWLPALDGIVVKLEAGAKVADVGCGHGASTIIMAGAYPKSRFFGFDIHAPSVEVARTRAAEAGVADRVTFTAAAAKGYAERGFDLICFFDCLHDMGDPVGAARHARQALSDDGTIMLVEPFAGDSVADNSNPVGRLYYAVSSMICTPNSLSQEVGLGLGAQAGERRLAAVMAEAGFSRFRRATETPFNLILEARK
- a CDS encoding branched-chain amino acid ABC transporter permease, whose protein sequence is MSVPATARPLEAMAPARTRWMRRSAVWLAAAALLAALPHVVRTSAAVPVMNQMGIAIVFALSYNMLLGQGGMLSFGHAVYFGLGGFIAAHVLNLAGQGVVYLPVPLLPLVGGLGGLCFAALYGSFSTRRAGTVFAMISLGVGEMMAASALIFDKFFGGEEGITANRTKAPLLLGLHFSTDRQVYYLIAFWVLVAAALMYAFSRTPVGRMANAVRDNPERAEFVGYSAQTVRFIAFCAAGFFAGVAGGLFAVNYEILTAANMGLAASGAVLLMTYIGGIGSFVGPILGAILFTFLQSMLSDYTGIWLLYLGLLFLATVLFVPAGLAGALMMHAPAWRAGRLRRLVGPYLVAALAALVAAVGVIGLLEMVHFLVTASPAITTKRLFWTAVPVRTLLPWLAFVALTAAGALALRWAAPRAANALAEASRPAPASAGGGERRP
- a CDS encoding carboxymuconolactone decarboxylase family protein, which translates into the protein MAVVDPIPREKAPAELQAVYDGLTKRAGRVPDFYGVMAHHPRALKNFLPLYASVMNEGTLEARYKELAYLKTSHLNGCEYCSRAHTPAVKRAGITGEQIGALTFYERSPLFDEKEKAVLLYAERMTRAAGAGLRDMAVGELKRHFTEDQIVELALVTCMANFTNRFNNGLRIEPDLG
- a CDS encoding ABC transporter ATP-binding protein, with the translated sequence MLAVSDLHAFYGKSHILHGVSLCVDEGEIVSLLGRNGVGRSTTIKAIMGDVRAQGSVRFRDEELVGLPPHVIARKGLGYVPENRDIFPGLTVRENLLLGRKSTKQTGRWSYDDVFELFPLLRERADVLGGVLSGGEQQMLTICRTLMGDPELIMIDEPTEGLAPRLVELVSGLLERIAARGVSILLVEQKLTIALRISRRLYVMGHGRIVFEGTPEDLRANAAVRKEWLEV
- a CDS encoding FAD-binding oxidoreductase, which produces MLPRTADIVIIGAGAIGSSIAYHLSKRGAGDVVVLEREAIGSGSTSKAAGGIRVQFATRVEIEFSLRGIAFFKRFEDEMGVPCDFRQEGYLFILSSEKDVARFRTNVALQQSMGADVRMIAPDDAKAIVPGLRVDDAVAAVWGPTDGYASPNDVVQAYAARARAGGVRFFEETPVTGIELDDGRKVGAVVTPAGRIETRLVINAAGPQAPLVGKMVGLDLPVDPRKRHIFVTDSFTEIRHPMPLVTDITSGFYCRSEQGAILMSPGDIGAHTEYTASVDWGVLEETVEKAVRRMPALEHAQIRHAWAGLRPLTPDGRGILDWAPGIEGLYLAIGFCGHGFQHSPAAGEMVAELLTTGRTSLDIADLRLGRF